A window of the Drosophila simulans strain w501 chromosome 2L, Prin_Dsim_3.1, whole genome shotgun sequence genome harbors these coding sequences:
- the LOC6730820 gene encoding serine/threonine-protein phosphatase PP1 — MAVFMQSLHIAGQLSNSEASTDYRLPAALNLNDLLNKLMSFRRSKMQRLPLLETEVNLLCTLARELFLDEPMLLNVTAPIRVVGDIHGQYHDLMKILDQCGYPPQTRYLFLGDYVDRGKNSVETITLLLALRVKFPKHIYLLRGNHESQSVNKVYGFFDECKRRYTVKLWKTFVDCYNCMPVAAIISHRIFCCHGGLSPQLKELSNIESIARPTEVPETGLLCDLLWSDPDRYGFGWTSSDRGVSYLYGRDVLEKFLQKNDFDLVCRAHQVVEDGYEFFAKRQLVTVFSAPNYCGLYDNAGASMGVDKDLVISFDIQRGDIRRVVARSGNVSPIS; from the coding sequence ATGGCCGTGTTTATGCAAAGTTTACATATCGCGGGGCAGTTGTCGAACAGCGAAGCGAGTACTGACTACCGTCTGCCTGCGGCCCTAAATCTGAATGATCTGCTCAATAAACTGATGAGCTTCCGACGCTCAAAGATGCAAAGGCTTCCGTTGTTGGAGACAGAAGTGAACTTACTGTGCACCCTGGCACGTGAACTTTTCCTCGACGAGCCCATGCTGCTCAATGTTACGGCACCCATTAGAGTTGTGGGCGATATACACGGGCAGTATCACGATCTGATGAAGATCCTCGATCAGTGCGGATATCCGCCGCAGACACGGTATCTATTTCTTGGGGATTACGTGGACAGGGGCAAGAACTCGGTGGAAACGATCACCCTGCTTTTGGCACTGCGCGTCAAGTTCCCAAAGCACATTTACCTACTGCGTGGAAATCACGAGTCGCAGTCGGTGAATAAAGTCTACGGATTCTTCGACGAGTGCAAGCGGCGCTACACGGTGAAGCTGTGGAAAACCTTTGTCGATTGCTACAACTGCATGCCCGTGGCAGCCATCATTTCCCACCGCATCTTCTGTTGCCACGGCGGCCTAAGTCCGCAGCTGAAGGAGCTGAGCAACATCGAATCGATTGCCCGTCCCACAGAAGTGCCCGAAACGGGTCTGCTATGCGATCTGTTGTGGAGCGATCCGGATCGCTATGGCTTCGGCTGGACATCGAGTGATCGGGGTGTTAGCTACCTCTATGGGCGCGATGTACTCGAGAAGTTTCTGCAAAAGAACGACTTCGATCTGGTGTGTCGTGCCCACCAGGTGGTGGAGGATGGATACGAGTTCTTTGCCAAACGCCAGTTGGTCACCGTCTTCTCGGCACCCAACTATTGTGGCTTGTACGACAACGCAGGGGCTTCAATGGGCGTGGACAAGGATCTAGTTATCTCTTTCGATATACAGCGGGGCGACATCCGAAGAGTCGTCGCTAGAAGTGGGAACGTTTCTCCCATAAGTTGA